The Ochrobactrum sp. BTU1 DNA segment GTTCTCCAATGATAACCCCGCGGCCGTAATCCTGGATAGCGGCTGCAAAAATCTCGGATGCCGATGCCGATCCTCGATTAATAAGGACTCCGAGCGGTCCGCTCCAAAGTGGCTTGTCGAGATCGTCACTTTCAACCTTAACTTCACCTTTCGCGTTACGCTGCTGTACGACTGGGCCCTTTCCGGTGAAAAGTCCGGTAAGATCAATCGCCTCAGTTAATGAACCTCCGCCATTGTTGCGCAGGTCGAACAAGATACCGTCAATATTCTCCGCTTTAAGCTCGGTGATAAGTTTGGCGACGTCACGACTGGCGCTTTTGTAATCCTTGTCTTCCTTCCGGCGGGCTTCAATATCTTCATAGAAGGCTGGAAGCGTGATCACACCAATCTGACGCGTGAGATTTCCGTCCTTGATCGGCAAAATGGTCTTTTTGGCAGCCTGCTTATCCAGGCTGATTTTATCGCGCACCAGGTTAATCACGTAGTGTTTGCCATCTGGGCCGGCGTCTGCTGGCAGAATATCAAGGCGTACAACCGAACCTTTGGCGCCCCGTATGAGCTGAACAACCTCATCAAGGCGCAGACCCACGACTTCTTTAATTGGGCCGGTTTCGTCCTGTCCAACGCCGACGATACGGTCTCCGACAGCAAGTTTTCCAGATACTTGGGCCGGTCCGCCTGCCACAAGCTCGCGAATGGTGGTGTATTCATCGCGCTCTTGAAGCACTGCGCCAATGCCGACCAGCGAAAGCTTCATCGAAATATCAAATTCGGCAGAAGCCTTCGCGCCAAAATAATCGGTATGGGGATCCACTGAGGTCGTGTAGGCCGCCATAAAAATCTGAAAGACATCCTCCGCTTTCGTCTTATTGGCGCGCGCGAGAGTGTTTTCGTATCTTTTATTGAGAGTTTCACGGATAGTAGCGTCATCCTTGCCGGCGAGCTTTAATCTCAACCAGTCGTTCTTGACGCGTTTCCGCCACAAATCGTCCCGTTCTGCTTCTGTGGCCGGCCATGCAGCTTTGTCGCGAACAATCGTGTAGTCTTCTTGTTCGTTAAAATCGAACCCCTTGTCGAGGAGGCTACGGGCATAGTTCATCCGATCAACGATACGTTGGCTATAAATGTTGAAGATTGCGAATGGAATACTGAGATCTTCTTTGTTGATAGCGTCATCGAGCTCTGCGCGGCCGGTCTTGAAACTGTCGATATCGGCCTTCAAAAAAATCAACCGGTCAGGATCCAGCGAGTCAATGTATCGATCCATGATTTTCGCTGACAGATCGTCATCAAGCGAAACGGGCTTGTAATGAAAGCGCGATAGAAACTCGGCAGTTATACGGGCAGCCTGAAGTTGCTCGGGCAATGGCTTTAATTCTGGCGATGATACGGCTTCAAGAGCATAGGCTGGAGAAGCAAGCATTGCGACGCACAGAAGAAGAGAGGCAAACTTTTTATGTATCAACGTGAATTCCGTTTTCTCGAGGCAGACGATTGCGGTCATAATATCTGGAACAATTATGGTCTTTTAGCAACCGGCTGTCACCCCGCCACTGACCTACGTTTTTACGCTATCGAGAAAAAGTTACCGAAATCCAGTACCACTTAGACCTCCGGCAAAGGAGTGTCGAGGCTCATTGCATGGTCGAGAACACGCTGCAGGTTTGCGGCATGGCTGAAATTGGGTTCCGAGCCGACACCATCACCAACAGCACGTGCGAACCGTTGATAATTTGTCTCGACAGGCTCGACTTCCAGATCTCGCCAAACTGGCGTTTCGATATCCTCCCCGGTACAGCCGCGCAAAGAGGAGCCGGTTGGCGTGTGAATGACCTCCAAAGCACCCTTGTCACCATGTATCCGCAGACGCAATTCATTCAGATGGCCCGTCGCCCACCGGCTTGCATGGATAACACCAAGGGCACCGTTCGAACATTCGGCCATCATGACAAAACTGTCATTTGCGTCCAGCTTATACTCGCCAATATGGTTATTGTCAGCCTTATCAAAAGTTTTGAGCCTCGCAGAGGCTCTTTGCACATCACTTCCGATCGCATAAGAGGCGAAATCGAGAATATGGATACCAACGTCGCCTAAAACTCCGTTGGAACCATGCCGCGTGGACAGCCGCCATAGCCATTTGCTTTCTGTTTTCCAGTCACCCCAAGTTTTGGAAACAAGCCAGCTCTGCAGATAAGAGGCTTCAAAATGGCGTATCTGCCCGATTTCGCCTGATTTAACGATTTGGCGTGCTTTCTGCAAAGGAGCAACATTGCGATAAGTGAGATTGACCATGTTCACTATACCGGCCTGCTCAGCAGCGTCCGCCATTTCGGCGGCTTTCTCATAGCTCTCAGCAAGCGGCTTCTCACAGAAAATATGCTTACCCGCACCGATCAGGATCATAGATGTCGGATGATGGATCGCGTCCGGGGTCACATTTGCAACGGCATCAAACCGGTTCCATGCGAGGACATCCTCAAGACGGGTGAAGCGATTGTGAATATCATGATTTTCGGAGAAGCCATCAACCCGTTCTGCAGAAACATCGCAAGCCGCAACTACTTCCACGCCGTCAATCGCTCTGAACGCCTCGACATGGTTCTTCGCCATACCGCCTGTACCAAGAATGAGAAGACGCATCAAACACCTCACCGATATCCGGCTTCGCCAGCTTCGTGCAGTTTTGGACCGCGTTCAACAATCGGTTCAAGAGCTTCATCAATTGGAACGTTCGGTGCCGTATGAATAGCCGTAAAAGCTGTCTGCTGATTATATGCCCATTTAACCGAGTTCCGTAGAACGGTTTGAACATTTGCATCGTGGTAAGTCGGATAGGTTTCGTGTCCAGGACGAAAATAAAAAATGTTGCCTGCACCACGGCGCCAGGTCATGCCGGATCGAAAGACTTCCCCGCCCGCAAACCAGGAAATAAATACTGTCTCCAATGGTTCTGGTACCGAAAATTGTTCACCATACATTTCCTCGTTTTCGAGAACAAAATTCTCCCCGATCCCGGCGGCAATTGGGTGTCCTCGATTGACAACCCATATACGTTCCCGCTCTCCAGCTTCACGCCATTTCAACGCGCAAGGTGTTCCCATCAGCCGTTTGAAAATCTTCGAGAAATGCCCTGAATGAAGAACTATAAGCCCCATACCTTCGAAAACCCGCTTTGCAACACGCTCGACGACGGCGTCGGAGACAGCGGCATGATCTTTATGCCCCCACCAAACCAGAACATCGGTATTATCTAGACGTTCCACTGGAAGTCCGTGCTCGGGCTCTTGAAGCGTCGCTGTTGAAGCCTCGATTGCGCTGTCTTTGTTGAGGGTGGCCGCGATTGTATTATGCATACCCTTTGGATATAGCGCGCGAACGGTTTCGTTGGTTTGTTCGTGAATATTCTCTCCCCATACAATCGTACGTATCGACACGAGCATTCTCCTTGCTTTGAGCTATTTCAAGCCCTGTGGAAATTCAGGATCGGGCCATCACTTTAGGCAGAGGAACCAACGCCTGAGGGAATTGGTTCCTAAATTACAAATAATTCATGGGCATATTCACGCGATTTGCGCCTTCCCATATTCATCAAAACGATGGATACGCTCACCCGTCGGTGAGACAGACACCATCTCGCCCTGCCTCCTCGCGGAGACACCCGCCTCGCGGACCACAAGCGGTTCGGCGCGTGATAGATCCACATAAATGAAGCTGTCCGATCCCAAGACCTCGGTATGCACAACTCGACCATTCCAGTGGCCTTCTTGAGAAACAATTCTAAGATGCTCAGGTCTTAAACCGACTGTATGTGCACCGAACGCCGCCGCATCCGCTCCATTGAGCAGGTTCATCTTCGGTGAGCCTATAAATCCGGCCACGAACACGGATTTTGGTCGCTCATAGAGCTCCAGCGGTGTGCCTATTTGTTCAACGCGACCGTCTCTGAGAACGCATATGCGATCGGCCAGCGTCATCGCTTCAACCTGGTCATGGGTAACATAGATCATAGTGGTCTGTTCCATACTTCTGTGTAAATTCGCGATCTCCAGTCTGGTGGCGACACGCAAAGCTGCGTCAAGGTTTGAAAGCGGTTCATCAAATAAGAAGACTTGTGGATCCCGAACGATAGCCCGTCCGATCGCTACCCTTTGACGTTGTCCGCCAGAAAGCTGACGGGGCAATCGCTTCATATAATCAGTAAGCTGTAGCATCTCGCACGCCTGCTGAATACGACGCGCACAGTCCTCCTTGTTCCGGCCGGCCAGTTTCATCCCAAATTCCATATTCTGGTAAACCGTCATATGCGGATAAAGAGCATAGGATTGGAACACCATCGCAATTCCACGCTTCGAAGGGCTGAGGCTGTTGACAAGCTTCCCGTCGATCGCAAGGCTGCCTGAACTAATTTCCTCCAGACCCGCAATGAGCCGCAGCAGTGTTGACTTTCCACAGCCCGAAGGCCCGACGAAAACCATAAACTCACCGCTTCGAATATCGAGATCTACGCCCTTGATGACTTCGAAATTTCCAAAAGACTTGCGCAGACCGCGCAGCTGAAGTTCTGCCATATCTTTTTACCCCTTTACGCCGCCCGCAGTCAGCCCTGACACGATCCGTCGCTGAAAGATAAGAACAAGAACAACGAGCGGTACCGTCACAACGACGGACGCAGCCATGATGTTGCCCCATGGAATTTCGAACTGACTGCTACCTGATAGCAGCGCTATCGCAACAGGAACCGTCCGCTGCCCTGACGAGGACGTAAAGGTCAGGGCGAAAAGGAACTCATTCCAAGCGGAGATAAATGCAAGCAATCCAGTCGTCGCCAATGCGGGCCACATGAGAGGCATGAACACCCTTGTGACGATAATCCAGGCCGAAGCACCGTCAACGATCGCTGCTTCTTCGATTTCGACAGGGAGTTCGCGCATAAATGTGGTCAAAACCCACACCGTGAACGGCAATGTGAAGATCAGATATGAGAAGATTAAAGCGAGCGGTGTGTTAAAAATGCCGAAGAAGCGAACGAGTTCAAAGAGGCCCGCGAGCACGGCTATCTGAGGAAACATAGAAACTGATAATATTGTGAGCAACAAAAGGCCCCGTCCCCGAAACTTGACCCGGGCCAGCGCATAGGACGCGGTAACTGCGAGCAGAAGTGATATGGCAACTACAATAGTCGCCACCAATAAAGAGTTGCCAAGGCTTTGCAGGAAACTGCCTTGCGACAGAACCTCCGTATAATTTCTCAAGGATAATGACGATGGCCAGAAGTCTGCCTTAAAGAGGGCAGTACCCGATTTAAAACTCGTCAAAAGCGCATAATAGAATGGGAAGACCGCTACGATCACAATGATTGCGACTAATGCGTAGAAGCCTACAGATTTGGCTATTCGCATGACTATTCTCCCATATGCCCGAGTTTAATCCGCCCGAACATCATGTAGAAAGCGGTGATGGCTGCGATGATAAGAAACAGCATCGTCGAGGCTGCCGCACCATAGGCAAACTTGTCGAAGTCGAAGAGGTTCTCGCGGGCGAAAACTGACATGCTTTTTGTTTGCGCGTTGTTTGGTGTGAGGACATAAACCAGATCGAAGATCCGCATCGCATCAAGCATTCGGAAGATCACTGCCACCATCAAAGCAGGCCTTATAAGGGGAAGGGTGATACGCCAAAAAACTTTGAGCGGATGGACCCCATCGATCTTGGCTGCCTCATAAATATCAGAGGGTACCATTTGCAATCCAGCCAGGATAAGCAACGCCATGAAAGGCGTCGTTTTCCAGACATCCACAATGAGAATTGCAATCATTGCGGTGTCGGGATTGGCGGTCCACGCGATTTTTTGACTGATGAAACCGAAATTCAAAAGGATGTGGTTCAATATACCGAATTGGTCATTGAGCATCCACGCCCACATTTTTGCCGAAACAATTGTCGGAATGGCCCAAGGTATCAAAATTGCAGCCCGCACCAGCCCGCGGCCGCGAAAGATCGCATTCAAAACGAGCGCTACGATCAACCCAAAGAAAGTTTCCAGGCTGACCGAAATAACAGTGAAACGGATTGTGTTCCATACAGCATCCCACCATGCCGGGTCGGCCAGCAAGCCTCGAAAAACAGTACGTCCGCTTTTCAGAGTAACCCAGGTGAGATAGTTCTTGAAACCTACAAACTGAGCGGTCGCAAGGTTTGTAAGGGATGCATCTGTAAAGCTGAAATATACCGTGCGAAACAATGGCCACCCAGCAACCAGCGCTAAGACGAATAAGGTAGGCCCCAGAAAAATCCATGCAGAACGGGTTCGCATATGCTGCAGATCTGATCGGCTTTGAGGCCTGCCTGTTGTACCACAGACATCAGCAGAAGGGTCTGTCATAATCTTCCTCAGCTTATATCGAGGTCCGGACAGGACTCAGTTCGAGTTTAGGCGAGGCCTGCCGAGGCGCCTCGGTGGGTTACCATGCGGAACCTTGAAGCTCTGTGAGTTCGACCTCGAGCATCTCCAAGTTTTCAGCAGCCGTTCCCCGACCGGAAAGGGTGTTATGAACCGCAGACCAGAATTTTGATGAAACCTCATTATATTTGACTTTTGTAGCCGCCGATGGTCTCGGCACCGCATTTTGGAAAATCGGTTTCCAGTGAGCCATGAAAGGCTGCGCGCTTAGAATATCTTTATCGTCGTAGAGGGCCTCAATTGTCGGTAATCGAGAAATTTCAACGGCCTGTACTTTTTGTACTTCTGGTGACGCCAGATATTTCACCAGCGCAATCGCGGGTTCCTGCTGCCGGGAATATTTCGACACTGCCAAATTCCAGCCACCAAGGGTCGATGATGGTGCGTCTCCCTCCTTCGCCGCTGGAAGCGGGGCGACATCGAACTTTCCTTTGACCGCGCTATCTTCATTGTTCCCCAATGCATAAGCATAAGGCCAGTTGCGCATGAAGACCGCATTGCCCGTCTGCCAAACACCGCGGGATTCCTCCTCCTGATAGGCAAGAACACCCTGCGGCGAGATGGTTCCAATCCATGATTTTGCACGCTCTAATGCAGCCGCTGCCGCTTCATTGTTGACCGAAATGTCGCCGTCCAATTCAACGACTTGCCCCCCTCCGGACGACTTGATCCATTCCAATGCGTTGCAAGTCAGCCCCTCATAGGCGTTGCCCTGAAAGACATAGCCCCAAAGATCTCCATTCCCTCCAGCGCGTTCTTTGTCCATAATTTCTTTTGCGGTCGTATTCATGCCATCCCACGTCCTGGGCACCGCCTTACCGTATTTTTCCAACAGGTCTTTACGATAGAACAGCGCTGGCGCGTCTGTGTAGAATGGCAGAGCCACCAACTTGCCATTTACCGTCTGAGACGCGATGATCGATGGAAAATGGCTTGAAGAAACATCCTTTGTAGCCTCCGTTAAGTCCAAAAACTGATCGGCAAGCTGCGGCGCCCAAACCACATCTGTCTGATAAACGTCGATATCAGCATTCCCTGCGGCAAACCATAATCGGTATTGGCTGAACTGTTCGCTACTTGATGGCGGCATGGAGACAATATGAACTTTGTTGCCTGTCGCCTTTTCAAATTTGGCAATCTGTTCCGTCAGAAATTGAATATTATTGCCGGTTGAATTTGCGGCAATCGAAATATCAGCTGCTTGGGCAAACGTGGTCACATAGCCGAATGCGACGCAGGCGATGAGTGCACCTTTTAAAGCCATCGTCCTTCTTTCCTCCCATCCACTCTACTGGCAGATTTCAAAAATCGAAAACGGTTTGGATCCTAAAAAGGTTACAGAAGCCCACTTTACTGTCAAGTCGCAGTTTAGTAACAGTAGATTTCTGGGAGCGATAATGAATTTAGTTATTGAAAATCATCTTGTTATGGCGACACGATCAAAAAGATCGAGTCCGATTGGCTCACAGCAAAAACTGCGTCCTAGATTTTTTTTGAAAACGGTTTGACTCAGTCACACCTTTCTAAGAGGATGGAAAACCGCTTCTCCTTGTGCAATTGTGAATAAGGAGCAACTCGTTATAATCGGCTCGGCAAAGCTACCCTCTGAAAACCAATAGACCAATGAAACTTCGCGAATTCGCCAAACTTATTCGGCTCTCCCCGACCACCGTCAGTCGCGCACTGAGCGGATATCCTGAAGTAGCAGAATCCACGCGTAAACGCGTAATCGCAGAGGCTGCAAGACTCGGATACCGACCCAACGTCAACGCAGTGCGTTTGGTGACGGGTCGAGCGGGCGCTGTCGGAGTGGTCATGGGACGCAACAGCGAGTTTCATTTCGCGGAATTCATGCGCGGGATGGCTGAGCGGCTTAGCCAGGACGAAGTTGATATTCTTGTCAGTCCTATTGCCAGTAACGGAACTGACGACGAGGTGGATATCTGTCGTCGTCTTGCGACCAGCCGACGGGTTGATGCCATTATTGTTACATCGCCAAAACCGAACGATGAAAGAATTCGTCTGCTCGATCAGCTCGGAATGCCATTTCTTGTCCACGGCCGTTCAGAAATCGAGATACCTCATGCTTGGCTTGATATAGACAATGACGGCGCGGTCTACCGATCAACTGCACACCTGCTTGACCTTGGTCACAGTCGGATAGCGATGATCAATGGTCGATATGGTTTCACTTTTTCACTTCATCGGGATGCGGGATATCGCCGCGCGCTTGAAGAGAGAGGGGTCTCTTTCGATCCCGCTCTCGTGGAGCATTGTGATTTTACCGATGAAGCGGGCTATCGCATCGCACTGAAGTTGCTAGACTCCGAGTTGAGACCAACTGCATTTATTGCCGGTTCGATGATGTCAACCTTGGGTATTTATCGTGCTGCACGTTCAGTCGGATTGGAGATCGGGAAAGACATATCTGTAGTTGCCCATGATGATGTCATATCCTTCCTAAGCGCTGACAATATGGTTCCTTCACTGACCGCAACACGGTCTTCCATGCGCTTGGCAGGAAAAAGATGTGCGGACCTTGTGATGGAGATGCTGGACGGAAGGATCGCCACAGATATTCAAGAGTTGTGGCCGGTGGAACTGATTTTAAGGGAGTCCGCTACCCGCGCTCCCTATTGAGATGAGGAAATGGCGAATGAAGTCTGAGGAATGTCTCACCTTCTCCGAACACTTATGGGCGTGGCGCAGGGTGTCAGCCTTCACACCCTTACGTTTTTGATCGCAAAATATTGCTATTGAGCACAAGGTAGGCGAGCAAACCGATAAGCAGCCCCCAGAATGCGCCGCCAATTCCAAAAAGCTTTATATTTGCAGCCGAGGCAAGGAACGTAATCACTGCCGCTTCTCGGGTTGATGGTTCAGACACTGCTCCAGCAAGACTGCCACCGATCGTGCCCAGCAAAGCGAGACCAGCAAGTGTCGTGATAAACGTGGAAGGGAAAGCCATAAACACGGCCGCAAGCGTTACGCCGAATATTCCGACGAGAATATAGAACAATCCAGCGGCAATCCCAGCGATCCAACGCTTCGACGGGTTTTCATGTGCCTCATTTCCTGTTGCAATCGCAGCGGTGATCGCCGCCAAGTTAAAGGCATGTGATCCGAATGGGGCCATGATAAGTGACCCGAGGCCTGTGACAGTGACGATAGGATCAGCACTTGTCTTAAAGCCGTCGTTTCTCAGAACAAGCATCCCAGGCACGTACTGGCCCGTAAGGGTGATGAGAAACAAGGGTAGCGCCATCGACAACGAAGCATTGAGCGAGAACACAGGCATCGTGAATATAGGGACAGCAAATTCCAGGCTCACTTCCGAAAAAGCAATCTTATCTTGTAAAACCAGAAATGATATTCCGACGATAAGAATACCGACCACTGCGTAGCGTGGAATGATGCGTTTCAGGATTATATAGGATGCGATCAGTAAGGTAACCAACACCGGATCCATGGTCGCACCCCCGAAAGCCCCAATTCCAAACTGCAAGAGAACGCCCGCGAGCAGTGCGGAGGCTATCGGCTGCGGAATTAAGCGAACGACCCGCTCAAAGTAGCCTGACAATCCAAGTACAATGAATGCGATTGCCGATAGGATGAATGCCCCTACTGCTTCACGATACGGGGTTGTCGCAAGGGCGGTAACTAGAAATGCTGCTGCCGGTGTTGACCAGGCCGTGATAATCGGCTCGCGAAAGCGCATGCTGAGATATATCCCTGTTATCCCAACACCTATCGAGACTGACCAGACCCAGGAAGCAGTGAGATCAGGGCTTAGGCCGGCAACCTTAGCGGCCTGAAACACAAGTATAAATGTCCCACCGTAATTGACGATCACCGAAACCAAACCGGCTATAATTGGATGAGGCAGATCGCGCAGACTGATGGTGGATGTCGAAGCTGTGGACGGCAAGAGAATATCTCCGGAATTTTGGCATTTGCGAACAGGTTCACATTGACAGGTAACGGGTGATTGGTCTGATGTATCCATCCACTTTCTGTCTGAAGGACCATCCAATTGTTCAAGCATGCCCAGTTGGAAACTGTAAAAGCCTGGATCGCTCTGCCAGCAAATGCAGCGATGCCGCTGCATGCACGCATACAGCGTGCCATCCGGCAGTTGATTATCGACGGTGCCTTGTCCTCAGGTCGACCCCTTCCAGCGTCCCGCATGTTGGCGAAGTCGCTTCAAGTGTCGCGCGATACGGTCGAGGCAGCTTACACTCAGCTTCATGCTGAAGGTTTCATCGACCGGAGGGTTGGCAGCGGCAGCTTTGTTGCTGAGATGAGCGAATTGCTGTCTCATCAATGCTCTCAGAACCGCGTCGTGCCAACGCGTAACCCAGGAAAGCTAAGTAGACGTGGCAACGTCATGGCCCGCAATGGCGGCGTGCGAGAAGCATCATTTCCTCGCCCTTTTTCGCCGGGAGTGCCGGAAACTCGGGCATTTCCGTTAGCTCTTTGGGAACGATTAGAGCGGCAGGTGCGAAAAGAATATGGTGTGCAAACGCTTACGCATGGCGACCCGCAGGGGAGCGAACGTTTACGAAAAGCCGTTGCCGATTATGTCAATCTTGAGCGAGGCGCTCGAGCCACTGCAGAGCAAGTACTGATCTTAACTAGCTCTCAACAAGCTCTGTCACTTTGTGCAAATGTCTTATTCGATCCCGGCGATCGAATTTTCATCGAGGATCCTGCATATCACGGCGCCCGTAAAGCCTTTGAGGCAGCTGGACTTGAGTGCATGCCGGTCCGCGTCGATGAGAATGGGCTTGTCGTCGAGGAGATGCTTGGTTCGGATGTTCAGACCAAGGCAGTCTTTCTCACACCCTCCCATCAGTTTCCCACCGGGGCAACGTTATCCCTTGAACGACGATTGTCAATTATCGAATGGGCTCGGAAAAATCAGACCTGGGTTATTGAAGACGATTACGACAGCGAATTTCATTACGCGGGAAAACCAACTGCCTGCGTGCAGGGGTTGGACGCAGGCGAGCAGACAATTTATATAGGGACATTCACAAAGTCGCTTTTTCCAGGTTTGCGTATTGGCTACGTTGTTCTGCCACCAGCCTTGGTTCAACCGATGACATCCGCCCGAACGCTCTTTGATGGTCATTCAGCTTTAACATCACAATTAACACTCGCGCGTTTCATGGAAGGGGGCCATTTTGGGGCTTATGTCCGCACAATGCGTATCCTTTACGCAAAACGTCTCAGCATCCTGACCGATCTCATTTCCAAGCACCTGTCAGAGTATCTGACGACAAATGTTCCAACAGGCGGCCTGCAATTGGCTTGCACACTCACCGGCCGCCTTTCTGAAGCGTCGTTGATTGAGGCCGGCCGTCGCGCTGGTATCGATCTTTTGGGGCTGTCGCACTTATACATGTGCGATCGCCCTCCAGCAGGTATATTAATGGGCTTTGCGGCCTATACCCCCGGGGAACTCGAAGCAGCCGTGAAGAAGCTGGCGATCTCTATTGAAGATTTGACAGTGAACCGCATTCAAGGTCTGAAGTGAGCAGAAATTGGTCTGCCATTGCAGTTAAAATTGGCGGGGAAGTGCGGACCAAATAGGCGATATAGTGAGGCCTGCATAACGTCGACTTGCCAGCGAGTTTTCCTATGGAAGTGTCTTATGATGGTTGTCTCACTGATGAAGACATCAAGCGGTTTGGGAATGATCCTGCGGCTAGGTTCCGTGAAAATCTTCAGGAACTGCAAGAAAGAATTCTGGTGTGCGCTCAAAGCAACTCTCGCCAGTCACAGGAAGTTCGGCTTCTCCCTGTGACAAAAACTGTCCCTGGTCATATTTTGCGGTTCGGATTTGCCGCAGGTATCAGGGCTTTTGGGGAAAACAAGATTCAGGAAGCACTGCAAAAGCAAGACATTCTGTCCGATCTTGATATTGATTGGACAGTTATTGGTCACCTTCAATCAAATAAGGCCAAGCATCTGATCCGGTTCGCATCTGAGTTTCACGCGCTCGATAGCCTGAAATTGGCGCATGAACTCAATCGCCGACTAACCGCTTCCAACCGCACGCTTAAAGTGTACATCCAGGTCAATACATCAGGAGAGCCGAGCAAGTATGGTCTCCAACCAGATGAGCTTTTACCTTTTCTCGAGCGACTTCACGAATATCCTCAGCTTAAGCCTCAAGGCCTCATGACGCTTGCAGTCTTCGATCCAGATCGTGTTCGCGTCCGGGAATGTTTTCGGCGCCTTCGTCTCCTGCGCGATAACGCCATTTCGATACATAAAGAGATTAAAGGGCTTTCGATGGGGATGAGCGGCGACTTTGAAATCGCGATTGCAGAAGGTGCGACCGTGGTGCGCATAGGCCAAGCCATTTTCGGAACCAGACCCTCTGGAGGCGCGGTCTACTGGCCTGGGTATGTGGGTTCTCCCAGCTAACAAAACAACGAACAAGACTGGCGGTAGAATCTGTCCGCATCGCCCGACAAAACCCGGAAAACTCACGCTTAGCAGCGAGCGCGTCCCTCTCATCGATGGAAAGTCTTACTAAAACATCCCTTAAGTGAG contains these protein-coding regions:
- a CDS encoding substrate-binding domain-containing protein, encoding MKLREFAKLIRLSPTTVSRALSGYPEVAESTRKRVIAEAARLGYRPNVNAVRLVTGRAGAVGVVMGRNSEFHFAEFMRGMAERLSQDEVDILVSPIASNGTDDEVDICRRLATSRRVDAIIVTSPKPNDERIRLLDQLGMPFLVHGRSEIEIPHAWLDIDNDGAVYRSTAHLLDLGHSRIAMINGRYGFTFSLHRDAGYRRALEERGVSFDPALVEHCDFTDEAGYRIALKLLDSELRPTAFIAGSMMSTLGIYRAARSVGLEIGKDISVVAHDDVISFLSADNMVPSLTATRSSMRLAGKRCADLVMEMLDGRIATDIQELWPVELILRESATRAPY
- a CDS encoding benzoate/H(+) symporter BenE family transporter, giving the protein MDTSDQSPVTCQCEPVRKCQNSGDILLPSTASTSTISLRDLPHPIIAGLVSVIVNYGGTFILVFQAAKVAGLSPDLTASWVWSVSIGVGITGIYLSMRFREPIITAWSTPAAAFLVTALATTPYREAVGAFILSAIAFIVLGLSGYFERVVRLIPQPIASALLAGVLLQFGIGAFGGATMDPVLVTLLIASYIILKRIIPRYAVVGILIVGISFLVLQDKIAFSEVSLEFAVPIFTMPVFSLNASLSMALPLFLITLTGQYVPGMLVLRNDGFKTSADPIVTVTGLGSLIMAPFGSHAFNLAAITAAIATGNEAHENPSKRWIAGIAAGLFYILVGIFGVTLAAVFMAFPSTFITTLAGLALLGTIGGSLAGAVSEPSTREAAVITFLASAANIKLFGIGGAFWGLLIGLLAYLVLNSNILRSKT
- a CDS encoding PLP-dependent aminotransferase family protein, with the protein product MFKHAQLETVKAWIALPANAAMPLHARIQRAIRQLIIDGALSSGRPLPASRMLAKSLQVSRDTVEAAYTQLHAEGFIDRRVGSGSFVAEMSELLSHQCSQNRVVPTRNPGKLSRRGNVMARNGGVREASFPRPFSPGVPETRAFPLALWERLERQVRKEYGVQTLTHGDPQGSERLRKAVADYVNLERGARATAEQVLILTSSQQALSLCANVLFDPGDRIFIEDPAYHGARKAFEAAGLECMPVRVDENGLVVEEMLGSDVQTKAVFLTPSHQFPTGATLSLERRLSIIEWARKNQTWVIEDDYDSEFHYAGKPTACVQGLDAGEQTIYIGTFTKSLFPGLRIGYVVLPPALVQPMTSARTLFDGHSALTSQLTLARFMEGGHFGAYVRTMRILYAKRLSILTDLISKHLSEYLTTNVPTGGLQLACTLTGRLSEASLIEAGRRAGIDLLGLSHLYMCDRPPAGILMGFAAYTPGELEAAVKKLAISIEDLTVNRIQGLK
- a CDS encoding YggS family pyridoxal phosphate-dependent enzyme yields the protein MEVSYDGCLTDEDIKRFGNDPAARFRENLQELQERILVCAQSNSRQSQEVRLLPVTKTVPGHILRFGFAAGIRAFGENKIQEALQKQDILSDLDIDWTVIGHLQSNKAKHLIRFASEFHALDSLKLAHELNRRLTASNRTLKVYIQVNTSGEPSKYGLQPDELLPFLERLHEYPQLKPQGLMTLAVFDPDRVRVRECFRRLRLLRDNAISIHKEIKGLSMGMSGDFEIAIAEGATVVRIGQAIFGTRPSGGAVYWPGYVGSPS